The genomic DNA ATGACCGCCAATTCCGCTGCACGCAGGAAGTTCTCGGCCAGCTGGGGGTTGCCGCTCTCCTCGGCGACGACGGCCTGGTGCGCCAGCGCCGCCGGGTCCATCCGCAGATCCGACAGATCCAGCTTGCCGTCGACGGCGGCCTGCACTGAAAAAGTCCGGGCGAACTTGTCCGTCATTTCCGCCTCACCTCCACCGTGACGGGCGCCTGGCCCGGCTCGCTGGCCTCCCGCTCCAACGCGACCAGCGCCACCGCGCGGGCGTGGTAGCGCGCCGAGATTGATTCGTCGGTACCGCCGGTGAGGATCGGCACCGGCGCCATGCCCTTGGCGTGACGGGCGGCATTGCGGCCCAGTTCCCGGTAATTCCTGGCGGTCAGCAGAGGTGCCACACTAAACAGCTCGAGGTTCGCCAGCGGCGCCAGGTCCCGACGGTGGATGAGCGCGGTCCCCTTGCCCTGCAACCCGATTCCAATGCCCGACCCGGACAGCTTGGCGGCGGTCAGACCGATCAGCCCGACATCGATGGTCGAGCGCACCCGCACGAACCGTGGCACACAGCCCTCTTCTTCGAGGCCGGCGCAGAGTTGACGGATCAC from Mycobacterium sp. DL440 includes the following:
- a CDS encoding diol dehydratase small subunit, which codes for MTDKFARTFSVQAAVDGKLDLSDLRMDPAALAHQAVVAEESGNPQLAENFLRAAELAVIDDEEVMGLYEALRPHRSTAAELDALQASLETRGAARCAELVRQAAAVYARRGLLR